ATCATATCAGAGGAGAATACATGGTTGTCTATTTTTCTATGCAATCAAAAATGCATTATCCTTATCCAGTCATCAGTCTAAAATGCTGTCTTTATCATATAATAGTCAGTGGTTTGGATATCCTTTGGCACTGTTGATGTCTATGTTGGCAGCAGTAGCAGTAGTTTTTAAAACGAAGTACGGAGCCAAAATAAAGCATGTTTTTGGACAAACTATAAAATACATACACTTgacatattaaatattatattaggaACAcctctaaatttaaatttcattacagACCTGCCCTCTGTGCAACtgtcaaattaaattatacttCATCAATTTTACTGAAAAATTTTTGATGTGCGAAAATGATGACTGTGAATTTCCATTTGGACATGAAGACCTTCAGTTTGTGAAACTAGGAAATGATTATAATGGAGATGATGACTTATCTAGTGTATTCAGTAGGAGCACTAGAGCATCATCTGTTGCCTGCAGCTCTGTAGTTTCCAATATAGCCTGGGGTGAAATAGAAAAGATGAATAGGATTTATGAGTCTGAAGACAGTCAGCTAGAGACAAGGTTATTGAACAGCTCAGCTGATCGTGACCATGTCCTCATGAAATCTCAAAAGGACAAAGAAAATGATGAAGAATTGAAGAAGAATATCCAGAATATAACACAGTTGACAAAAGAGTTGAGAGAGGCAGAGAGTAATGGCCCTCTCCGGCTACAAAACCAGAAGTGGATTCAGAATTTGATGAGAGTTCAGGAGCTGTCTGGGGTGAAACTATTGCGagaagaagaaatagaaagGCTTAAGAAGAAAGAGCCGGAGTTGGGTTTAGGAGAGTTGACAATTGATTTAGCTTCAAAAGAAGATGAAATGTcttgtataaaaattaaaattgctaATAGAACAGAGAAACCCAAGGAACCTGAAAACTGAATGTCTTTGCAAAAATAATTCACTGAGCTCTGTTAAAAATAGATAGAGAAAACAATTCAGGATCTTATCCTTGTTCATTGAGAACAACGTCATCACTGAATAA
This is a stretch of genomic DNA from Bombyx mori chromosome 23, ASM3026992v2. It encodes these proteins:
- the LOC101740193 gene encoding uncharacterized protein LOC101740193 isoform X1, with protein sequence MDSESSLDVDCDSVSFPNNPNTCPLCNCQIKLYFINFTEKFLMCENDDCEFPFGHEDLQFVKLGNDYNGDDDLSSVFSRSTRASSVACSSVVSNIAWGEIEKMNRIYESEDSQLETRLLNSSADRDHVLMKSQKDKENDEELKKNIQNITQLTKELREAESNGPLRLQNQKWIQNLMRVQELSGVKLLREEEIERLKKKEPELGLGELTIDLASKEDEMSCIKIKIANRTEKPKEPEN
- the LOC101740193 gene encoding uncharacterized protein LOC101740193 isoform X2, with protein sequence MKTCPLCNCQIKLYFINFTEKFLMCENDDCEFPFGHEDLQFVKLGNDYNGDDDLSSVFSRSTRASSVACSSVVSNIAWGEIEKMNRIYESEDSQLETRLLNSSADRDHVLMKSQKDKENDEELKKNIQNITQLTKELREAESNGPLRLQNQKWIQNLMRVQELSGVKLLREEEIERLKKKEPELGLGELTIDLASKEDEMSCIKIKIANRTEKPKEPEN